One window of the Aptenodytes patagonicus chromosome 5, bAptPat1.pri.cur, whole genome shotgun sequence genome contains the following:
- the PPRC1 gene encoding peroxisome proliferator-activated receptor gamma coactivator-related protein 1 isoform X1, translating into MAALRGGAVPAAAGAGVGVAAAGAAPRGLAGGGAPREPPLRAGSPLQCFSLEEDDLNLMSLDAETILEAEEILGTMQNYLDSSVISIIEDLSLSEQSKACLDAQNELSLLTAITEILDSTDDETLSPFDTIMDAELLTSPRERENPSFQKFLSLSRPSLECESPALEQPKALRPLSSSSSVSVVGKTDTDLAWDCATHGLEDPALPKKQVCSTPRVERKLGWHRAREQPLPQRSDGEEEEEEAALSPELDSSMEAAEFCMSGAGAALEEREDPCIINTGDVSLSELVKSMHPYCLPTFTVCLDPETEPVAKELLSGPVLLEIVPGEGQSVEIPVVLQPLAPSFPDQEPQLLGAEEGTGESIPEDREELPGAPAQENGMEEEKEEKPPGKEPSFTTPESTSPPETAAPRAWSPDSSSRCSAEAPAGSKREGTEKGRGRERARKSRKKKAEEDQSEQARPGRDCVAHWLRSAGSGQPPGQPPTSRRRAARPSVQVSDFLARQLEQARKEGQMELHAERAPRPRGRPRSTAAASLPEKAQQELQKEPGLEMVSVAPEKAETVVPPEKTAPNAEEPPAAARPGPAEQAEGEGDAQPAVRQGSGVSEAASLLSERGVGLDPPQSLPVAEPSEGLPKEAKPKALSLREYRIRMLHRQPSPGGRKDGEKQAASKWPSVPEPPTELAEIPCLVSPVRPASEAAGAQKSPEKPASPAAVPSSASKGPAAPASAPAPATAPPPPSTPMPFVAPNVPPAAGVAPAGMPPASAGAYALYPPVPSWPCFGPQPVGCCGLPPPPSASSPSTFHMVPGLPPPAVAWPPPAVPPPPPFGPGSPYAPVGWAPPSYWPGIPMPPPVPPLAYGDPGAALQGAATFPAGGHPSTALLHGQPPTAPALSCPEPPAFPAQPPTTLASETGAASGSARPATGRVSDPRRQARLAGESSLPKAAPAPAPAQPLAAPSAAAAQPSRVPPAAPAQPTVAPQAAPTQPPEEPQAAILTQLPKAPPAAICCPAEVSPAAGPVGESTGTHAVEEAAGPGKGAVEKALPDPKSAAGQEPSGHKSTSQAAAPPPKAGRESSLPTKAPAARPWRHQPLLSLAQPSDSSKDIVQAFISEIGIEATDLSSLLEQFEKSEAKKEEAPVQPPEDRRPAGSSGPETQQDRKPPDSLQASELANVAGLTPPATPPHQLWKPLPAVSLLAKAKSPGSVPQEGPQKTAKLTKAKPLLQSKLQGKSLAPAPASSAPSHVCSGDHDYCIPGAARLESNSSPGTQPPTEGGSRWNVKHHRDITIKPISSLTKRTLDQPKPTPPAPATTVGPSQEPLGTACLAPLDYRTSVPNKATAGCSSPPTSVLLSPAASPCRDQEMRTPSAQPSHAAAKRSLRCYRRPRDSPSPSAGSWRAGRSRASRSFSSSSDGASESSSSSSSSSSRSRSRSFSPPPKRWRRYRSRCSHSSSSRSSCGSCGRSRDRSSSSSSTSSYSSRSTSRSQSRSPSPRRRSNRRRRYSYDAQDHYQRQRILQKERAIEERRVVFIGKIPSRMTRSELRHRFSVFGDIEECTLHFRSEGDNYGFVTYRYAEEAFAAIESGHKLRRPDEQPFDLCFGGRRQFCRRNYADLDSNREDFDPAPVKSKFDSLDFDTLLRQAQRSLRR; encoded by the exons ATGGCGGCGCTGCGGGGCGGAGCGGTgcccgccgcggccggggccggggtcggcGTCGCCGCGGCCGGGGCCGCTCCGCGAGGGCTggcgggcggcggagccccgcgcgagccgcccctccgcgccggcagccccctgcAG TGCTTCTCCCTCGAGGAGGACGACCTGAACTTAATGTCGCTGGATGCAGAAACCATCTTGGAGGCCGAAGAGATCCTGGGGACGATGCAGAACTATCTTGACTCCTCTGTGATCTCCATCATCGAGGACCTTTCTCTGAGCGAG CAGAGCAAGGCCTGCCTGGATGCACAGAACGAGCTGTCCCTGCTGACTGCCATCACTGAGATTCTGGACAGCACGGACGACGAGACCCTGTCCCCCTTTGACACCATCATGGACGCAGAACTGCTGACCTCGCCTCGGGAGCGAGAGAATCCCTCG TTTCAGAAGTTTCTCAGCTTATCCCGGCCATCGCTGGAGTGCGAgagccctgccctggagcagcccAAGGCTCTCAGgcctctgagcagcagcagcagcgtctcTGTGGTTGGGAAG ACCGACACAGACCTGGCTTGGGACTGTGCCACTCACGGCCTCGAGGACCCAGCACTGCCGAAGAAGCAAGTCTGCAGCACCCCGAGGGTGGAGAGGAAGCTGGGATGGCACCGGGCCCGAGAGCAGCCCCTGCCACAGCGCAGCgacggggaggaagaggaggaggaggctgcctTGAGCCCGGAGTTAGACAGCAGCATGGAGGCTGCAGAGTTTTGCATGAGTGGGGCCGGGGCGGCACTGGAGGAGCGTGAAGACCCCTGCATCATCAACACGGGTGACGTGTCCCTGAGTGAGCTGGTGAAGTCCATGCACCCCTACTGCCTGCCCACTTTCACTGTGTGCCTGGACCCCGAGACCGAGCCTGTGGCCAAGGAGCTCCTCAGCGGTCCCGTCTTGCTGGAAATTGTGCCTGGTGAGGGGCAGAGTGTGGAGATCCCCGTTGTGCTGCAGCCGCTGGCCCCCAGCTTCCCTGACCAGGAGCCCCAgctcctgggagcagaggagggtACTGGAGAGTCAATCCCAGAGGATCGAGAGGAGCTGCCAGGAGCTCCAGCCCAGGAAAacgggatggaggaggaaaaggaggagaaaccaCCTGGGAAGGAGCCCTCCTTCACTACCCCAGAGAGCACATCCCCACCGGAGacagcagcacccagggcctGGAGCCCTGACAGCAGCTCCCGGTGCAGCGCAGAGGCACCGGCAGGCAGCAAACGTGAGGGCACTGAGAAGGGACGTGGCCGTGAGAGAGCAAGGAAGAGtcggaaaaagaaagcagaggaggaccAAAGCGagcaggccaggccaggcagggactgtgTGGCCCACTGGCTCCGCTCGGCCGGCTCCGGGCAGCCCCCAGGCCAGCCGCCCACcagccggcggcgggcagcgcgtCCCTCCGTCCAGGTCTCGGACTTCCTGGCGCGGCAGCTGGAGCAAGCCCGGAAGGAGGGGCAGATGGAGCTGCATGCTGAGCGGGCACCGCGGCCCCGGGGCAGGCCCCGGAGCACGGCAGCAGCCTCCCTGCCTGAGaaagcacagcaggagctgcagaaggagCCGGGGCTAGAAATGGTGAGCGTAGCCCCGGAGAAGGCTGAGACCGTGGTGCCTCCAGAGAAGACTGCACCGAATGCAGAGGAGCCACCAGCCGCGGCGCGTCCTGGCCCGGCAGAACAGGCTGAGGGTGAGGGGGATGCACAGCCGGCTGTCAGACAGGGCAGCGGCGTCTCAgaggctgcctctcttctctcgGAGCGAGGCGTGGGGCTGGACCCCCCCCAGAGCCTGCCGGTGGCAGAGCCAAGCGAGGGCCTGCCCAAGGAAGCCAAGCCCAAGGCCCTCAGCCTGCGGGAATACCGCATCCGCATGCTGCACCGCCAGCCCAGCCCGGGTGGCAGGAAGGACGGAGAGAAGCAAGCGGCCAGCAAGTGGCCCAGCGTCCCTGAGCCTCCGACAGAGCTGGCGGAGATCCCCTGCCTGGTGTCGCCCGTGCGCCCCGCCAGTGAGGCGGCCGGTGCTCAGAAGAGCCCAGAGAAACCcgccagccctgctgctgtcccTTCTTCTGCCAGCAAAGGTCCCGCTGCTCCGGCTTCTGCTCCAGCACCCGCCACGGCTCCACCACCCCCATCAACACCAATGCCTTTTGTTGCGCCAAACGTGCCCCCAGCCGCTGGGGTGGCCCCCGCTGGGATGCCGCCAGCCTCTGCCGGTGCTTACGCCCTTTACCCACCAGTGCCTTCCTGGCCCTGCTTTGGCCCGCAGCCCGTGGGCTGCTGTGGTTTGCCCCCACCGCCCAGCGCCAGCTCCCCCAGTACTTTTCACATGGTGCCTGGCCTCCCGCCTCCGGCCGTGGCCTGGCCCCCACCGGCCGTGCCACCCCCGCCTCCCTTTGGCCCCGGCAGTCCCTATGCCCCAGTAGGGTGGGCACCGCCATCCTACTGGCCAGGAATCCCCATGCCGCCTCCGGTGCCTCCCCTGGCGTATGGGGACCCtggagcagcactgcagggcGCTGCCACCTTCCCAGCTGGTGGCCACCCCAGCACGGCCCTCCTGCACGGGCAGCCTCCCACTGCCCCGGCACTCAGCTGCCCGGAGCCACCGGCATTCCCTGCCCAGCCGCCCACCACCCTGGCCAGCGAGACAGGGGCTGCAAGTGGCTCGGCCAGGCCGGCTACCGGCAGGGTGTCGGACCCCAGGAGGCAGGCACGGCTGGCAGGGGAGAGCTCTCTCCCCAAGGCCGCTccggccccagcccctgcccagcccctggcagccccatcggctgctgctgctcagcccagcagggtccctcctgcagctccagcccagcccacGGTGGCCCCCCAGGCTGCCCCCACCCAGCCTCCAGAGGAGCCCCAGGCTGCAATCCTCACCCAGCTCCCAAAGGCCCCCCCAGCTGCTATCTGTTGCCCTGCGGAGGTGTCCCCTGCCGCTGGCCCTGTTGGGGAGTCCACTGGCACCCACGCCGTGGAggaggctgcggggccgggcAAGGGGGCAGTGGAGAAAGCCCTGCCGGACCCCAAGtcagctgctgggcaggagccaTCTGGCCACAAATCCACCTCCCAGGCTGCAGCACCACCACCGAAAGCGGGTCGAGAGAGCAGCCTGCCCACCAAGGCACCCGCCGCTCGGCCATGGAGGCACCAGCCGCTCCTCAGCCTGGCGCAGCCCAGTGACAGCAGCAAGGACATCGTGCAAGCCTTCATCAGTGAGATCG GAATCGAAGCCACCGACCTGTCCAGCCTGCTGGAGCAGTTCGAGAAGTCTGAAG CCAAGAAGGAGGAGGCTCCCGTGCAGCCCCCCGAGGAcaggcggccggcggggagctcCGG GCCCGAGACCCAGCAGGACAGGAAGCCCCCGGACAGCCTGCAGGCCTCTGAGCTGGCCAACGTGGCAG GCCTCACCCCCCCAGCGACACCCCCCCACCAGCTCTGGAAGCCATTGCCCGCTGTctcactgctggccaaggccaagtcGCCTGGGTCCGTGCCCCAGGAAGGGCCCCAGAAGACAGCCAAGCTGACGAAAGCCAAGCCGCTGCTCCAGAGCAAGCTCCAGGGGAAGAGCCTGGCACCGgcccctgccagctcagcccccAGCCACGTCTGCTCGGGAGACCACGACTACTGCATCCCAGGTGCGGCGCGGCTGGAGAGCAACAGCAGCCCCGGCACACAGCCCCCCACCGAGGGCGGCTCCCGCTGGAATGTCAAACACCATCGGGACATCACTATCAAACCCATCTCCTCCTTAACCAAACGGACGCTGGACCAACCCAAGCCCACCCCGCCAGCCCCCGCCACCACTGTGGGGCCCAGCCAGGAGCCCCTGGGGACGGCCTGCCTAGCTCCCCTGGATTATCGGACTAGCGTCCCCAACAAGGCCACCGCTGGGTGCAGCAGCCCCCCCACCTCGGTGCTCCTGTCTCCAGCCGCATCCCCCTGCCGGGACCAGGAGATGCGGACTCCCAGTGCCCagcccagccatgctgctgccAAGAGGTCCCTGCGCTGCTACCGGAGACCCCGGGACTCGCCCAGCCCctctgctggcagctggagggctggcaggagccgTGCCAGCCGCTCCTTCAGCTCCAGTTCGGATGGAGCTAGCGAatcctcatcttcatcttcatcctcatcctcccgATCCCGGTCACGGTCGTTCTCCCCACCGCCCAAGCGGTGGCGAAG gTACCGCTCAAGATGTTCCCACAGCTCCTCCTCCCGCTCCAGCTGTGGGTCATGTGGCAGGTCCCGGgacaggtcctcatcctcatcatcaaCATCCTCCTACTCATCCAGGTCCACGTCCCGCAGCCAGTCCCGCTCCCCCTCGCCTCGCAGGAGGAGTAACAGGCGGAGAAG ATACAGTTACGATGCACAGGACCATTACCAAAGGCAGAGGATCCTCCAGAAGGAACGTGCAATA GAGGAGCGGCGAGTTGTGTTTATTGGCAAGATCCCCAGCAGGATGACACGGTCGGAGCTGCGGCACCGCTTCTCTGTGTTTGGGGACATCGAGGAGTGCACCCTGCACTTCCGCTCTGAGGG GGACAACTATGGCTTTGTCACCTACCGCTATGCCGAGGAAGCCTTTGCCGCCATCGAGAGCGGGCACAAGCTGCGGCGCCCGGACGAGCAGCCCTTCGACCTGTGCTTCGGCGGCCGCCGGCAGTTCTGCAGGAGGAACTATGCTGACTTGG ACTCAAACCGGGAGGATTTCGACCCAGCCCCCGTCAAGAGCAAGTTTGACTCTCTGGACTTCGACACGCTGCTGCGGCAGGCACAGCGCAGCCTGCGGAGGTAG
- the PPRC1 gene encoding peroxisome proliferator-activated receptor gamma coactivator-related protein 1 isoform X2, producing MSLDAETILEAEEILGTMQNYLDSSVISIIEDLSLSESKACLDAQNELSLLTAITEILDSTDDETLSPFDTIMDAELLTSPRERENPSFQKFLSLSRPSLECESPALEQPKALRPLSSSSSVSVVGKTDTDLAWDCATHGLEDPALPKKQVCSTPRVERKLGWHRAREQPLPQRSDGEEEEEEAALSPELDSSMEAAEFCMSGAGAALEEREDPCIINTGDVSLSELVKSMHPYCLPTFTVCLDPETEPVAKELLSGPVLLEIVPGEGQSVEIPVVLQPLAPSFPDQEPQLLGAEEGTGESIPEDREELPGAPAQENGMEEEKEEKPPGKEPSFTTPESTSPPETAAPRAWSPDSSSRCSAEAPAGSKREGTEKGRGRERARKSRKKKAEEDQSEQARPGRDCVAHWLRSAGSGQPPGQPPTSRRRAARPSVQVSDFLARQLEQARKEGQMELHAERAPRPRGRPRSTAAASLPEKAQQELQKEPGLEMVSVAPEKAETVVPPEKTAPNAEEPPAAARPGPAEQAEGEGDAQPAVRQGSGVSEAASLLSERGVGLDPPQSLPVAEPSEGLPKEAKPKALSLREYRIRMLHRQPSPGGRKDGEKQAASKWPSVPEPPTELAEIPCLVSPVRPASEAAGAQKSPEKPASPAAVPSSASKGPAAPASAPAPATAPPPPSTPMPFVAPNVPPAAGVAPAGMPPASAGAYALYPPVPSWPCFGPQPVGCCGLPPPPSASSPSTFHMVPGLPPPAVAWPPPAVPPPPPFGPGSPYAPVGWAPPSYWPGIPMPPPVPPLAYGDPGAALQGAATFPAGGHPSTALLHGQPPTAPALSCPEPPAFPAQPPTTLASETGAASGSARPATGRVSDPRRQARLAGESSLPKAAPAPAPAQPLAAPSAAAAQPSRVPPAAPAQPTVAPQAAPTQPPEEPQAAILTQLPKAPPAAICCPAEVSPAAGPVGESTGTHAVEEAAGPGKGAVEKALPDPKSAAGQEPSGHKSTSQAAAPPPKAGRESSLPTKAPAARPWRHQPLLSLAQPSDSSKDIVQAFISEIGIEATDLSSLLEQFEKSEAKKEEAPVQPPEDRRPAGSSGPETQQDRKPPDSLQASELANVAGLTPPATPPHQLWKPLPAVSLLAKAKSPGSVPQEGPQKTAKLTKAKPLLQSKLQGKSLAPAPASSAPSHVCSGDHDYCIPGAARLESNSSPGTQPPTEGGSRWNVKHHRDITIKPISSLTKRTLDQPKPTPPAPATTVGPSQEPLGTACLAPLDYRTSVPNKATAGCSSPPTSVLLSPAASPCRDQEMRTPSAQPSHAAAKRSLRCYRRPRDSPSPSAGSWRAGRSRASRSFSSSSDGASESSSSSSSSSSRSRSRSFSPPPKRWRRYRSRCSHSSSSRSSCGSCGRSRDRSSSSSSTSSYSSRSTSRSQSRSPSPRRRSNRRRRYSYDAQDHYQRQRILQKERAIEERRVVFIGKIPSRMTRSELRHRFSVFGDIEECTLHFRSEGDNYGFVTYRYAEEAFAAIESGHKLRRPDEQPFDLCFGGRRQFCRRNYADLDSNREDFDPAPVKSKFDSLDFDTLLRQAQRSLRR from the exons ATGTCGCTGGATGCAGAAACCATCTTGGAGGCCGAAGAGATCCTGGGGACGATGCAGAACTATCTTGACTCCTCTGTGATCTCCATCATCGAGGACCTTTCTCTGAGCGAG AGCAAGGCCTGCCTGGATGCACAGAACGAGCTGTCCCTGCTGACTGCCATCACTGAGATTCTGGACAGCACGGACGACGAGACCCTGTCCCCCTTTGACACCATCATGGACGCAGAACTGCTGACCTCGCCTCGGGAGCGAGAGAATCCCTCG TTTCAGAAGTTTCTCAGCTTATCCCGGCCATCGCTGGAGTGCGAgagccctgccctggagcagcccAAGGCTCTCAGgcctctgagcagcagcagcagcgtctcTGTGGTTGGGAAG ACCGACACAGACCTGGCTTGGGACTGTGCCACTCACGGCCTCGAGGACCCAGCACTGCCGAAGAAGCAAGTCTGCAGCACCCCGAGGGTGGAGAGGAAGCTGGGATGGCACCGGGCCCGAGAGCAGCCCCTGCCACAGCGCAGCgacggggaggaagaggaggaggaggctgcctTGAGCCCGGAGTTAGACAGCAGCATGGAGGCTGCAGAGTTTTGCATGAGTGGGGCCGGGGCGGCACTGGAGGAGCGTGAAGACCCCTGCATCATCAACACGGGTGACGTGTCCCTGAGTGAGCTGGTGAAGTCCATGCACCCCTACTGCCTGCCCACTTTCACTGTGTGCCTGGACCCCGAGACCGAGCCTGTGGCCAAGGAGCTCCTCAGCGGTCCCGTCTTGCTGGAAATTGTGCCTGGTGAGGGGCAGAGTGTGGAGATCCCCGTTGTGCTGCAGCCGCTGGCCCCCAGCTTCCCTGACCAGGAGCCCCAgctcctgggagcagaggagggtACTGGAGAGTCAATCCCAGAGGATCGAGAGGAGCTGCCAGGAGCTCCAGCCCAGGAAAacgggatggaggaggaaaaggaggagaaaccaCCTGGGAAGGAGCCCTCCTTCACTACCCCAGAGAGCACATCCCCACCGGAGacagcagcacccagggcctGGAGCCCTGACAGCAGCTCCCGGTGCAGCGCAGAGGCACCGGCAGGCAGCAAACGTGAGGGCACTGAGAAGGGACGTGGCCGTGAGAGAGCAAGGAAGAGtcggaaaaagaaagcagaggaggaccAAAGCGagcaggccaggccaggcagggactgtgTGGCCCACTGGCTCCGCTCGGCCGGCTCCGGGCAGCCCCCAGGCCAGCCGCCCACcagccggcggcgggcagcgcgtCCCTCCGTCCAGGTCTCGGACTTCCTGGCGCGGCAGCTGGAGCAAGCCCGGAAGGAGGGGCAGATGGAGCTGCATGCTGAGCGGGCACCGCGGCCCCGGGGCAGGCCCCGGAGCACGGCAGCAGCCTCCCTGCCTGAGaaagcacagcaggagctgcagaaggagCCGGGGCTAGAAATGGTGAGCGTAGCCCCGGAGAAGGCTGAGACCGTGGTGCCTCCAGAGAAGACTGCACCGAATGCAGAGGAGCCACCAGCCGCGGCGCGTCCTGGCCCGGCAGAACAGGCTGAGGGTGAGGGGGATGCACAGCCGGCTGTCAGACAGGGCAGCGGCGTCTCAgaggctgcctctcttctctcgGAGCGAGGCGTGGGGCTGGACCCCCCCCAGAGCCTGCCGGTGGCAGAGCCAAGCGAGGGCCTGCCCAAGGAAGCCAAGCCCAAGGCCCTCAGCCTGCGGGAATACCGCATCCGCATGCTGCACCGCCAGCCCAGCCCGGGTGGCAGGAAGGACGGAGAGAAGCAAGCGGCCAGCAAGTGGCCCAGCGTCCCTGAGCCTCCGACAGAGCTGGCGGAGATCCCCTGCCTGGTGTCGCCCGTGCGCCCCGCCAGTGAGGCGGCCGGTGCTCAGAAGAGCCCAGAGAAACCcgccagccctgctgctgtcccTTCTTCTGCCAGCAAAGGTCCCGCTGCTCCGGCTTCTGCTCCAGCACCCGCCACGGCTCCACCACCCCCATCAACACCAATGCCTTTTGTTGCGCCAAACGTGCCCCCAGCCGCTGGGGTGGCCCCCGCTGGGATGCCGCCAGCCTCTGCCGGTGCTTACGCCCTTTACCCACCAGTGCCTTCCTGGCCCTGCTTTGGCCCGCAGCCCGTGGGCTGCTGTGGTTTGCCCCCACCGCCCAGCGCCAGCTCCCCCAGTACTTTTCACATGGTGCCTGGCCTCCCGCCTCCGGCCGTGGCCTGGCCCCCACCGGCCGTGCCACCCCCGCCTCCCTTTGGCCCCGGCAGTCCCTATGCCCCAGTAGGGTGGGCACCGCCATCCTACTGGCCAGGAATCCCCATGCCGCCTCCGGTGCCTCCCCTGGCGTATGGGGACCCtggagcagcactgcagggcGCTGCCACCTTCCCAGCTGGTGGCCACCCCAGCACGGCCCTCCTGCACGGGCAGCCTCCCACTGCCCCGGCACTCAGCTGCCCGGAGCCACCGGCATTCCCTGCCCAGCCGCCCACCACCCTGGCCAGCGAGACAGGGGCTGCAAGTGGCTCGGCCAGGCCGGCTACCGGCAGGGTGTCGGACCCCAGGAGGCAGGCACGGCTGGCAGGGGAGAGCTCTCTCCCCAAGGCCGCTccggccccagcccctgcccagcccctggcagccccatcggctgctgctgctcagcccagcagggtccctcctgcagctccagcccagcccacGGTGGCCCCCCAGGCTGCCCCCACCCAGCCTCCAGAGGAGCCCCAGGCTGCAATCCTCACCCAGCTCCCAAAGGCCCCCCCAGCTGCTATCTGTTGCCCTGCGGAGGTGTCCCCTGCCGCTGGCCCTGTTGGGGAGTCCACTGGCACCCACGCCGTGGAggaggctgcggggccgggcAAGGGGGCAGTGGAGAAAGCCCTGCCGGACCCCAAGtcagctgctgggcaggagccaTCTGGCCACAAATCCACCTCCCAGGCTGCAGCACCACCACCGAAAGCGGGTCGAGAGAGCAGCCTGCCCACCAAGGCACCCGCCGCTCGGCCATGGAGGCACCAGCCGCTCCTCAGCCTGGCGCAGCCCAGTGACAGCAGCAAGGACATCGTGCAAGCCTTCATCAGTGAGATCG GAATCGAAGCCACCGACCTGTCCAGCCTGCTGGAGCAGTTCGAGAAGTCTGAAG CCAAGAAGGAGGAGGCTCCCGTGCAGCCCCCCGAGGAcaggcggccggcggggagctcCGG GCCCGAGACCCAGCAGGACAGGAAGCCCCCGGACAGCCTGCAGGCCTCTGAGCTGGCCAACGTGGCAG GCCTCACCCCCCCAGCGACACCCCCCCACCAGCTCTGGAAGCCATTGCCCGCTGTctcactgctggccaaggccaagtcGCCTGGGTCCGTGCCCCAGGAAGGGCCCCAGAAGACAGCCAAGCTGACGAAAGCCAAGCCGCTGCTCCAGAGCAAGCTCCAGGGGAAGAGCCTGGCACCGgcccctgccagctcagcccccAGCCACGTCTGCTCGGGAGACCACGACTACTGCATCCCAGGTGCGGCGCGGCTGGAGAGCAACAGCAGCCCCGGCACACAGCCCCCCACCGAGGGCGGCTCCCGCTGGAATGTCAAACACCATCGGGACATCACTATCAAACCCATCTCCTCCTTAACCAAACGGACGCTGGACCAACCCAAGCCCACCCCGCCAGCCCCCGCCACCACTGTGGGGCCCAGCCAGGAGCCCCTGGGGACGGCCTGCCTAGCTCCCCTGGATTATCGGACTAGCGTCCCCAACAAGGCCACCGCTGGGTGCAGCAGCCCCCCCACCTCGGTGCTCCTGTCTCCAGCCGCATCCCCCTGCCGGGACCAGGAGATGCGGACTCCCAGTGCCCagcccagccatgctgctgccAAGAGGTCCCTGCGCTGCTACCGGAGACCCCGGGACTCGCCCAGCCCctctgctggcagctggagggctggcaggagccgTGCCAGCCGCTCCTTCAGCTCCAGTTCGGATGGAGCTAGCGAatcctcatcttcatcttcatcctcatcctcccgATCCCGGTCACGGTCGTTCTCCCCACCGCCCAAGCGGTGGCGAAG gTACCGCTCAAGATGTTCCCACAGCTCCTCCTCCCGCTCCAGCTGTGGGTCATGTGGCAGGTCCCGGgacaggtcctcatcctcatcatcaaCATCCTCCTACTCATCCAGGTCCACGTCCCGCAGCCAGTCCCGCTCCCCCTCGCCTCGCAGGAGGAGTAACAGGCGGAGAAG ATACAGTTACGATGCACAGGACCATTACCAAAGGCAGAGGATCCTCCAGAAGGAACGTGCAATA GAGGAGCGGCGAGTTGTGTTTATTGGCAAGATCCCCAGCAGGATGACACGGTCGGAGCTGCGGCACCGCTTCTCTGTGTTTGGGGACATCGAGGAGTGCACCCTGCACTTCCGCTCTGAGGG GGACAACTATGGCTTTGTCACCTACCGCTATGCCGAGGAAGCCTTTGCCGCCATCGAGAGCGGGCACAAGCTGCGGCGCCCGGACGAGCAGCCCTTCGACCTGTGCTTCGGCGGCCGCCGGCAGTTCTGCAGGAGGAACTATGCTGACTTGG ACTCAAACCGGGAGGATTTCGACCCAGCCCCCGTCAAGAGCAAGTTTGACTCTCTGGACTTCGACACGCTGCTGCGGCAGGCACAGCGCAGCCTGCGGAGGTAG